In Solanum stenotomum isolate F172 chromosome 6, ASM1918654v1, whole genome shotgun sequence, one DNA window encodes the following:
- the LOC125866789 gene encoding uncharacterized protein LOC125866789, whose product MVKQQSMNNLEIDDEVENSHLQEELDDSSSEDDLYDDVLSSGMFASGETNVPQWLLALDLQVMGACRVDERLKPLLKLNVSAGAAEDRLLAHLSQNFEPSEVGMLARCLCIPLVSMRVGKIRKQGTLLCPTATRGNLNLAILPTSDLRISFIGDDGSTERVGTFCSESDCSAIEIKDIVADESGRSFLISIPDGETFYFWCSEKSKLLGDELRRKMRDLIKMKPSLAELTGIDESRIDCFAIHLRAYLHGSAAINPQASSMMSRDPSIAGFVDSSELGLDAQISVASQKPLRPEHVSSMESNTSLMSSLSPMTNAFKDSMLRNSSSVFVSRDRPRQHGDSYLSCVDSQIAGISSTDALSSTYVEDDKIGRETRPSNVLEPLVAAFPFRGSAATVHSLDSTVFSPYYCWCPPAVSTLQYSVGTPHLPILSTDSSIPLLSSLAPSACSSSILTPKPSLVTDVSSLDFPPLLPEPLIRLPFSLGPSKQIPTFTPLVGDSIVHIPVIDVCSSGQGYFVSAGPAISGSIPQLYPNLVNPLIPPETESMAEKSARETLRLLINNSSQPSPQLIDLLPPVLSRSGEETRNMLVTGSRGLYSRTIGVDTTIANDFAFKGLASLSEKPVGGWLDMKKIRIQEMFVPTEKPGISGESSMDDDGGFIDFEEERKNC is encoded by the exons atggtgaaacaACAATCTATGAACAATCTCGAAATCGATGATGAGGTAGAGAATTCACATCTCCAGGAGGAATTGGACGATTCATCGTCGGAGGATGATTTGTACGATGACGTTTTATCGAGCGGTATGTTTGCATCAGGAGAAACGAACGTTCCTCAGTGGCTTCTGGCACTGGATTTGCAGGTTATGGGAGCTTGTAGAGTGGATGAGAGGTTAAAGCCTTTGTTGAAGCTAAATGTttctgctggtgctgctgaagatCGATTGCTCGCTCATCTTAGTCAA AACTTTGAGCCATCGGAAGTTGGAATGCTCGCGAGGTGTTTGTGCATTCCACTTGTTTCAATGCGGGTTGGGAAGATCAGGAAGCAAGGGACGCTGTTGTGCCCAACTGCTACAAG GGGGAACTTAAACCTTGCAATTCTGCCAACATCGGACTTGCGCATCTCATTCATTGGGGATGACGGCAGCACAGAGAGAGTTGGAACATTTTGCAGTGAATCTGATTGTTCTGCCATAGAGATCAAAGATATTGTAGCAGACGAGTCTGGACGCTCTTTTCTTATTAGTATCCCTGATGGTGAGACTTTCTACTTTTGGTGTTCAGAGAAGTCTAAGCTTCTTGGAGATGAGTTGCGGAGAAAG ATGAGGGATTTGATTAAGATGAAGCCTTCCTTGGCTGAATTAACTGGAATCGATGAATCGCGGATAGACTGTTTCGCCATTCATCTTCGAGCTTATCTTCATGGTTCAGCAGCCATAAATCCTCAAGCAAGTTCCATGATGTCAAGAGATCCTTCCATTGCTGGCTTTGTTGATTCTTCAGAACTTGGTCTTGATGCCCAGATATCAGTTGCATCTCAGAAACCTCTGCGGCCTGAGCACGTCAGTAGCATGGAATCAAACACCAGCCTGATGAGCAGCCTTAGTCCTATGACTAATGCTTTTAAAGATAGCATGCTCAGGAACTCGTCATCTGTATTTGTTTCTAGAGACAGGCCGAGGCAGCATGGTGATAGCTATCTTTCATGTGTAGATAGCCAGATTGCAGGCATAAGTAGCACAGATGCACTCAGTTCAACTTATGTTGAAGACGATAAGATTGGAAGAGAAACTCGTCCTTCAAATGTTTTGGAGCCACTTGTTGctgcctttcctttccgaggcTCTGCAGCTACTGTTCATTCTCTGGATTCAACAGTTTTCTCTCCTTATTACTGTTGGTGTCCTCCTGCTGTATCCACTCTGCAGTACTCAGTTGGAACTCCACATTTGCCTATTTTATCCACAGACTCGTCAATACCACTACTTTCATCACTAGCACCTTCTGCTTGTTCATCTAGTATTTTGACACCAAAGCCGTCTCTTGTCACTGATGTCTCCTCTTTAGATTTCCCACCTCTTCTGCCTGAGCCATTGATCAGGTTGCCATTTTCTTTGGGGCCTTCAAAGCAAATACCTACTTTCACACCTTTAGTAGGTGATTCTATAGTTCATATTCCTGTTATTGACGTGTGCTCTTCTGGCCAAGGTTACTTTGTCAGCGCAGGCCCTGCTATCTCTGGCAGTATTCCACAGTTATACCCAAATTTAGTGAATCCTTTAATTCCTCCAGAAACAGAATCAATGGCTGAGAAAAGTGCCAGGGAAACTCTTCGGTTGCTCATAAATAACTCCAGCCAGCCCAGCCCACAGCTGATTGATCTACTGCCTCCTGTGCTTTCTCGTAGTGGTGAAGAAACACGAAATATGCTGGTTACTGGAAGCAGAGGACTTTACTCTAGAACCATAGGTGTTGATACCACAATAGCAAATGATTTTGCATTTAAGGGTTTGGCTTCATTATCTGAAAAGCCTGTTGGTGGATGGCTTGATATGAAGAAAATTCGTATACAAGAGATGTTTGTTCCAACGGAGAAACCAGGTATTTCTGGTGAATCTTCAATGGATGATGATGGTGGTTTTATAGATTTTGAAGAGGAAAGAAAGAATTGTTAA